A genome region from Pseudanabaena sp. Chao 1811 includes the following:
- a CDS encoding pentapeptide repeat-containing protein, whose product MSQGLNFANQDLRDRSFQGRNLIGADFSGADLRGCNFYRSQLKFANFANVRTGKSPRQIAIANFTSFVMALMFAGTALIATILLITFILTFIFGTNIVNRETIYWVAIIAIVVFAVGFAIAFTINFTFSHSKGILTAIPITLIIAFVSGYFGSTFTKILVSGAFNAIAGSIKFNSFTALLTFLAIEPLQVFGSLYLFRIAINASRTAIGTQFQYADLTKASFQNATLISCDFTNAITDDVNWEQAQISRCKL is encoded by the coding sequence ATGAGTCAAGGTCTTAACTTTGCAAACCAAGATTTGCGCGATCGCTCCTTTCAAGGTAGAAACCTGATCGGGGCTGACTTTAGCGGCGCGGATCTACGTGGATGTAATTTTTATCGCTCTCAATTAAAGTTTGCCAATTTTGCCAATGTGCGAACTGGCAAAAGCCCAAGGCAAATCGCGATCGCCAACTTTACCTCGTTTGTGATGGCATTGATGTTTGCGGGAACAGCCTTGATTGCGACGATCCTACTGATCACTTTTATTCTCACGTTCATCTTTGGTACAAATATTGTCAATCGCGAGACGATCTATTGGGTGGCGATTATCGCGATAGTGGTATTTGCCGTAGGCTTTGCGATCGCTTTTACCATCAACTTCACTTTCTCTCATAGCAAAGGAATTCTTACCGCAATTCCTATTACTCTGATTATTGCCTTTGTGTCAGGATACTTTGGCTCAACATTTACGAAAATCTTAGTTTCTGGTGCTTTTAATGCGATCGCTGGTTCGATTAAATTTAATAGCTTCACGGCTTTACTCACTTTTTTAGCGATCGAGCCATTACAAGTTTTTGGCAGTCTCTACTTATTTCGTATTGCTATCAATGCCTCACGCACAGCTATAGGCACACAATTTCAGTATGCCGATCTCACTAAAGCCTCATTTCAGAATGCCACTTTAATTAGTTGTGATTTTACTAACGCGATTACAGATGACGTTAATTGGGAACAAGCCCAAATATCACGATGCAAATTATAG
- a CDS encoding GTP-binding protein, which yields MPSDVMPQDENFLSFDEIFEELNYRQAQRTLRDIVANLDLSERERRGLEEPLEELQQMLDKLERQVLQIAVFGMVGRGKSSVLNALMGGQFFETGPLHGVTTSRQAAEWQISREAMQSNGDRTILKASFQGRGEARIELIDTPGIDEVDGEGRAELAKRIAQQADLILFVVAGDITKVEYDALSELRGASKPILLVFNKIDQYPPQDRMAIYAKIRDERVRELLTKDEIVMTAASPLVAKAIRQPDGSFEAELVNGKPQIEDLKLKILEVLDREGKSLIALNTMMFADMVQERVVQRKMFVRDRQANRIIWNCVITQAVAIAVNPITVVDVITSAIIDVSMIVALSKLYGINMSNRGAISLMQKIALGMGGIGASEFLATFGLSSLKSLLGIAAPVTGGLTMGGYVSVAIAQAGVAGFSTYALGLVTKEYLANGASWGADGPKAVVKRILETIDEDSILARIKDELRAKIDLRRLRKI from the coding sequence ATGCCTAGCGATGTTATGCCACAAGATGAAAATTTTCTCAGCTTTGACGAGATTTTTGAGGAACTAAATTATCGCCAAGCGCAACGGACATTGCGCGACATTGTGGCTAATTTGGACTTGTCCGAACGGGAACGGCGTGGGCTAGAGGAACCCCTCGAAGAACTTCAGCAAATGCTCGATAAACTAGAGCGTCAAGTCCTGCAAATAGCTGTATTTGGCATGGTCGGTCGTGGTAAATCGTCAGTGCTGAATGCCTTGATGGGAGGACAGTTTTTTGAGACTGGCCCCCTACATGGGGTGACAACGAGTCGGCAAGCGGCGGAATGGCAGATTTCCCGCGAGGCGATGCAGTCTAATGGCGATCGCACTATTCTCAAAGCCTCATTTCAGGGACGTGGCGAGGCACGGATTGAATTAATCGACACCCCCGGAATTGATGAGGTTGACGGCGAAGGTCGTGCGGAACTTGCCAAACGGATCGCGCAACAGGCGGATTTAATCTTGTTTGTCGTCGCAGGAGATATTACTAAAGTTGAGTATGATGCGCTTTCGGAACTACGAGGTGCTAGTAAACCGATTTTGTTAGTATTTAACAAAATCGACCAATATCCCCCTCAAGATCGGATGGCAATCTATGCCAAAATTCGCGATGAACGGGTGCGTGAACTATTAACTAAAGATGAAATCGTGATGACCGCAGCTTCGCCCCTTGTGGCTAAGGCGATCCGTCAGCCCGATGGCTCCTTTGAAGCAGAACTAGTCAATGGTAAGCCGCAAATTGAAGATTTAAAGCTGAAAATCCTTGAGGTACTTGATCGCGAAGGGAAATCGCTCATTGCCCTAAATACAATGATGTTTGCGGATATGGTGCAGGAGCGGGTAGTCCAACGCAAAATGTTTGTGCGCGATCGCCAAGCCAATCGCATTATTTGGAATTGTGTGATTACTCAAGCCGTAGCGATCGCGGTTAATCCCATCACTGTAGTTGATGTAATTACCAGTGCGATTATCGACGTGTCGATGATCGTGGCACTATCAAAGCTCTACGGCATTAATATGAGTAATCGTGGCGCAATTTCTCTGATGCAAAAAATTGCACTGGGTATGGGCGGCATCGGCGCAAGTGAATTTCTAGCTACCTTCGGCTTAAGTTCTCTCAAAAGTTTGCTCGGTATCGCTGCCCCTGTAACGGGTGGTCTCACGATGGGTGGTTATGTGTCAGTAGCGATCGCCCAAGCAGGCGTAGCAGGTTTCTCCACCTATGCGTTGGGACTAGTCACGAAGGAATATCTCGCCAATGGCGCATCATGGGGAGCCGATGGACCTAAAGCTGTGGTTAAAAGAATTTTGGAAACCATTGACGAAGATTCGATCTTGGCAAGAATCAAAGATGAACTCCGCGCCAAAATTGATTTGCGTAGGTTGAGAAAGATCTAG
- a CDS encoding NAD(+) kinase, producing MPKVGIVYNDAKPVAEQVALDMKLWLEKRNIQTVLATGNGGILGYGKPDAPVCHTPIESLVPIGFDRDIMFVVALGGDGTVLSACRQIAPLGLSLLNVNTGHMGFLTETYLTNWEEAISQIVEGQYVVEQRSMMTVRVYDSQGLLWEALSLNEMVLHREPLTSMCHFEVQIGRHMPVDIAADGVIISTPTGSTAYALSAGGPVIEPGIPVFQLIPICAHSMASRALVFANTEKAIVTPANRHRLVLVVDGNAGCYVYPDYRVEVERSQYPARFIRLQKGEFFKVLREKLGWGLPHISKPTSADWS from the coding sequence GTGCCAAAAGTCGGTATTGTCTATAACGACGCAAAACCAGTCGCTGAGCAGGTCGCATTAGATATGAAGTTGTGGCTTGAAAAGCGCAATATTCAGACTGTGCTGGCGACAGGAAATGGCGGTATTTTGGGCTATGGTAAGCCAGATGCTCCCGTATGCCACACTCCAATCGAAAGCCTAGTCCCCATAGGCTTCGATCGCGACATTATGTTTGTGGTGGCTTTAGGCGGAGATGGTACTGTCTTATCAGCTTGTCGCCAAATTGCCCCATTAGGTTTATCCCTGCTCAATGTAAATACAGGGCATATGGGTTTTTTAACAGAAACTTACTTGACGAACTGGGAAGAAGCAATTTCCCAAATTGTCGAGGGACAATATGTCGTTGAACAGCGATCGATGATGACCGTGCGGGTCTACGATAGCCAAGGTCTACTGTGGGAGGCTCTATCGCTCAATGAAATGGTATTGCATCGTGAGCCATTGACCAGTATGTGTCATTTTGAGGTGCAGATTGGTCGCCACATGCCTGTAGATATTGCGGCAGATGGTGTCATCATTTCCACCCCCACTGGCTCAACTGCCTATGCCCTATCGGCAGGTGGTCCCGTCATTGAACCCGGCATTCCTGTATTTCAGCTAATTCCCATTTGCGCCCATTCCATGGCATCACGGGCTTTAGTATTTGCTAATACCGAAAAAGCGATCGTTACTCCCGCCAATCGTCACCGTTTGGTGTTAGTGGTCGATGGTAATGCAGGTTGCTATGTTTATCCTGATTATCGGGTTGAGGTTGAGCGATCGCAATATCCTGCAAGGTTTATTCGCCTTCAAAAAGGTGAATTCTTTAAAGTCTTACGGGAAAAGTTAGGGTGGGGATTGCCACATATTTCTAAGCCAACTTCAGCTGATTGGTCTTAA
- a CDS encoding DUF305 domain-containing protein: MKILNSLGFDQFPKSLKRSLLVAIAIGGLSTSCSNPNDTATNSPSTEAPKAQTQPVSSTSPTTAKTTNHSGMNHGEMSLGAADSDYDLRFIDAMIPHHEGAVVMAKAVLQNSQRPELKKLANEIIQAQEKEIAEMKKWRKAWYPNVSDTPMAWHKEMNHMMPMTAEQRATMRMDLDLGKAGQDFDLRFINAMIPHHEGAVVMAEDAIAKSKRADITKLAKGIISSQQTEIDQMKKWRKDWYKQ, from the coding sequence ATGAAGATTCTCAATTCCTTAGGGTTTGATCAGTTTCCCAAGTCGCTAAAGCGATCGCTGCTAGTAGCGATCGCTATTGGTGGACTTAGTACTTCCTGTAGTAACCCTAATGACACTGCGACGAATTCTCCAAGTACTGAAGCTCCAAAAGCGCAAACTCAGCCTGTCAGCTCAACCAGTCCGACTACCGCTAAAACCACAAACCATAGTGGGATGAATCATGGAGAAATGAGTTTAGGGGCAGCCGATTCTGATTATGATTTGCGCTTTATTGATGCGATGATTCCTCACCATGAGGGGGCAGTGGTGATGGCAAAGGCAGTCTTGCAAAATTCTCAACGTCCAGAATTGAAAAAACTTGCCAATGAGATTATTCAGGCGCAAGAGAAAGAGATTGCAGAAATGAAGAAATGGCGTAAAGCATGGTATCCCAATGTCAGTGATACGCCAATGGCTTGGCATAAGGAGATGAATCACATGATGCCGATGACTGCCGAACAAAGAGCAACCATGCGAATGGATTTGGATTTGGGTAAGGCTGGTCAAGATTTTGACTTGAGATTTATCAATGCGATGATTCCTCACCATGAGGGGGCAGTGGTGATGGCAGAGGATGCGATCGCTAAGTCAAAGCGAGCAGACATCACGAAATTAGCAAAGGGAATTATCTCTTCTCAACAAACTGAAATTGATCAAATGAAGAAATGGCGCAAGGATTGGTATAAACAATAA
- a CDS encoding 4-hydroxy-3-methylbut-2-enyl diphosphate reductase, with translation MDNTLDTQAIRRSLQKSPNYFRQGFGHGEAAESTMRSQYHSDLIQTIREHDYIYTQGDVTIYLAKSFGFCWGVERAVAMAYETRTQFPTEKVWITNEIIHNPSVNAKLKEMEVQFVPVNSDGTKDFSGIEQGDVVILPAFGASVQETQLFDRLGTKIVDTTCPWVSKVWNRVEKHKKSDFTSIVHGKYNHEETIATSSYANRYLVVLNMKEAEYVTNYMLNGGDREEFIAKFSKAMSVGFDPDRDLERVGVANQTTMLKGETEAIGKLFERTMMQKYGVEHLNEHFLAFNTICDATQERQDAMFEIVEDPIDLMIVIGGYNSSNTTHLQEIAIERNLPSYHIDDVHRIISAEVIEHKPLGKSIEQATNWLPAGKIKIGVTSGASTPDRVVEDVINRIFELKG, from the coding sequence ATGGACAATACGCTCGATACACAAGCAATACGGAGATCTTTGCAAAAGTCTCCCAACTATTTCCGTCAAGGCTTTGGGCATGGCGAAGCAGCCGAATCGACCATGCGATCGCAATATCATAGTGACCTGATCCAAACTATTCGTGAGCATGACTATATCTACACGCAAGGCGATGTCACGATTTATTTAGCGAAATCCTTTGGCTTTTGCTGGGGTGTCGAAAGAGCAGTAGCCATGGCGTATGAAACCCGTACCCAGTTTCCGACAGAAAAAGTCTGGATTACCAATGAGATTATTCACAATCCTTCCGTTAATGCCAAATTGAAGGAAATGGAAGTTCAATTTGTTCCTGTAAATAGTGATGGAACTAAGGATTTCTCAGGCATTGAGCAGGGTGATGTGGTGATTTTGCCTGCCTTTGGCGCTAGCGTTCAGGAAACCCAATTATTCGATCGCCTTGGCACGAAAATTGTTGATACCACCTGTCCTTGGGTATCCAAGGTTTGGAATCGGGTCGAGAAGCATAAGAAATCAGATTTCACCTCGATTGTGCATGGTAAATATAATCACGAAGAGACGATCGCCACAAGTTCCTACGCCAATCGCTATTTAGTAGTACTGAATATGAAGGAAGCCGAATATGTGACTAATTACATGCTCAATGGCGGCGACAGAGAAGAATTTATCGCGAAGTTCAGCAAAGCCATGTCCGTCGGTTTTGACCCAGATCGTGATTTAGAAAGAGTCGGTGTCGCTAATCAAACCACGATGCTCAAGGGCGAAACGGAAGCGATCGGCAAGCTGTTTGAACGCACAATGATGCAGAAGTATGGTGTCGAACATCTCAATGAGCATTTTCTCGCTTTTAACACCATTTGTGATGCTACTCAAGAGCGTCAAGATGCGATGTTCGAGATTGTCGAAGATCCGATCGATTTGATGATCGTGATTGGTGGTTATAACTCTTCTAATACCACCCATTTACAAGAAATTGCGATCGAGCGCAATCTTCCTTCCTATCACATTGATGATGTGCATCGGATTATTTCGGCTGAAGTAATTGAACATAAGCCATTAGGAAAATCGATCGAGCAAGCCACTAATTGGCTCCCCGCAGGCAAAATCAAGATTGGCGTAACTTCAGGCGCATCCACCCCCGATCGCGTTGTCGAAGATGTGATCAATCGAATTTTTGAACTTAAGGGTTAA
- a CDS encoding DUF305 domain-containing protein, with translation MKSTEPRDSNLKRPPVSDRKHYRLWILAIAGIVAGGAIAMTSAMTNLVQAQTTNPPKKPLDAAACPNATNAAIRTNQGMPNHMMMSGEFADRHFIEMMIPHHDGAVKMADLALKRSKNADVLKLAAAIKRDQVLEITQMRDWYKEWYKADVPDMPSRPMKSSNSMMGMNHGKMGMGNMMGKRNMMATDLKTLETANDRDFDKEFLAEMIPHHKMALMMSNMIVDSDRPEMRKLAQNILRSQSQEIDQMQGWYSTLR, from the coding sequence ATGAAATCAACAGAACCTAGAGACTCTAATCTAAAACGTCCACCAGTAAGCGATCGCAAACACTATCGATTATGGATCTTAGCGATCGCTGGTATTGTTGCTGGTGGTGCGATCGCCATGACAAGTGCAATGACAAACCTTGTCCAAGCACAAACAACGAATCCTCCCAAGAAGCCCCTTGATGCTGCTGCTTGTCCCAACGCCACAAATGCTGCCATAAGGACAAATCAAGGGATGCCCAATCACATGATGATGAGTGGCGAATTTGCTGATCGCCACTTCATTGAGATGATGATCCCACACCATGATGGAGCTGTGAAGATGGCGGATCTGGCGCTGAAGCGATCGAAAAATGCTGATGTGCTGAAACTAGCGGCAGCAATCAAACGTGACCAAGTTCTCGAAATTACTCAGATGCGAGATTGGTATAAGGAATGGTACAAAGCTGATGTCCCCGATATGCCTAGCCGTCCTATGAAATCCTCTAATTCCATGATGGGTATGAATCACGGCAAAATGGGCATGGGCAACATGATGGGTAAGCGTAATATGATGGCTACCGATCTCAAAACACTCGAAACCGCTAATGATCGTGATTTTGACAAGGAATTTTTAGCAGAGATGATTCCCCATCACAAGATGGCATTGATGATGAGCAATATGATCGTGGATAGCGATCGCCCTGAAATGCGTAAGCTTGCTCAAAACATTTTGCGATCGCAAAGCCAAGAAATTGACCAGATGCAAGGCTGGTACAGCACTCTTCGCTAA
- a CDS encoding SPFH domain-containing protein, with protein MLGTVTWTVVNGNDQAIAQQNNQLIAQQNQSQQRSNSAQAPQMQLMQAGDFNFPIWVWVIGGVVLVFVFLPQVGWILGLIVIGEREVGIVVKKFSFRGDLPPGQLVAINGEAGYQADTLAPGWYFGYYPWQYGIRKESVVVIPQGEIGLIIANDGKSIPPDRILGKTVPCDNFQNARQFLLAGGEKGRQIGILTAGTYRINTALFTIITSVNAGQNGMSPNDLKLYSVETEKVGIVTTLDGIPIESGAIAGAIIPEHDNFQNAQLFIDGGGRRGLQEQVILSGSWNLNPWFAKVEQVKMTEIPIGYVGVVISFVGGAQDDVSGALFTHGHLVNVGDKGVWIEPLYPGKHPLNTHIMKVELVPTTNIVLNFSDRNEEHGYDSKLKALNVRSIDGFAFNLEVAQIIHVGALDAPRVISRVGSMQNLVDHVLRPTVGNYFRNSAQAYTVLDFLIARSDRQAEAADFIHTALQSYDVQAVDTLLGQIAPPETLMQTLTDRKIAEEQRKTYEVQRISQTQRQELVRETSLADIQREVVTAEQGVRIAELQANAKVKEASGEAEAIRVTGEAKADAYRAGVNALGGNSYVALQMMQAIGEGKVRVVPDVAVNGGDRGGGLLDGVLGMMLWNQTKEAKETKVDNFPNLSSH; from the coding sequence ATGCTTGGGACAGTGACATGGACTGTAGTAAATGGTAATGATCAAGCGATCGCTCAGCAAAACAATCAACTCATTGCTCAACAAAATCAATCACAGCAGCGATCGAACTCTGCTCAAGCCCCGCAAATGCAGTTAATGCAGGCAGGCGATTTTAACTTTCCCATTTGGGTATGGGTAATTGGTGGCGTGGTGTTGGTATTTGTATTTTTGCCACAGGTGGGATGGATTTTAGGCTTAATTGTAATTGGTGAGCGCGAAGTCGGCATCGTCGTTAAGAAATTCTCCTTCCGTGGTGACTTACCTCCCGGACAATTAGTTGCCATCAATGGCGAAGCAGGCTATCAAGCCGATACCCTTGCCCCCGGTTGGTATTTTGGCTATTATCCTTGGCAATATGGAATTCGCAAAGAATCGGTAGTGGTAATTCCCCAAGGCGAAATTGGCTTAATTATTGCTAACGATGGTAAATCCATTCCCCCCGATCGCATTCTCGGCAAAACCGTTCCCTGTGACAACTTCCAAAATGCGAGACAGTTCCTCTTAGCTGGTGGTGAAAAGGGTAGACAGATTGGCATCTTAACCGCAGGAACCTATCGGATTAATACGGCTCTATTTACAATTATTACTTCGGTGAATGCTGGTCAAAATGGAATGTCACCCAATGACCTGAAACTCTATTCTGTGGAAACCGAAAAAGTAGGTATTGTCACCACTTTAGATGGCATTCCCATTGAATCAGGGGCAATCGCAGGGGCGATTATTCCTGAACATGATAACTTCCAAAATGCTCAGTTATTCATCGATGGCGGCGGTCGGCGGGGCTTACAGGAGCAAGTAATTCTATCGGGTTCATGGAATCTCAATCCTTGGTTTGCCAAAGTGGAACAGGTGAAAATGACCGAGATTCCCATTGGTTATGTGGGCGTAGTAATTTCCTTTGTCGGTGGCGCTCAAGATGATGTCAGTGGCGCTCTATTTACCCACGGGCATTTAGTGAATGTCGGTGATAAAGGTGTATGGATTGAGCCGCTTTACCCCGGTAAACATCCTCTCAATACGCACATCATGAAAGTGGAACTCGTACCCACGACCAATATTGTGCTGAACTTTAGCGATCGTAACGAAGAGCATGGTTATGACTCTAAGCTCAAAGCCTTGAATGTGCGATCGATTGATGGTTTTGCGTTCAATTTGGAAGTAGCCCAGATCATTCATGTGGGAGCCTTAGATGCCCCTAGAGTGATTTCAAGGGTTGGTTCCATGCAAAATCTTGTCGATCATGTACTGCGTCCGACCGTTGGCAATTACTTCCGTAATTCTGCACAGGCTTATACCGTGTTGGATTTCCTAATCGCTCGTAGCGATCGCCAAGCGGAAGCCGCTGATTTTATTCATACGGCTTTGCAATCCTATGATGTCCAAGCCGTTGATACGCTATTAGGGCAGATCGCGCCACCAGAAACCCTAATGCAAACGCTGACCGATCGCAAAATTGCCGAAGAACAGCGTAAAACCTACGAAGTCCAGCGTATATCCCAAACGCAGCGTCAAGAACTGGTACGGGAAACTTCGCTTGCCGATATTCAGAGGGAAGTTGTTACCGCAGAGCAGGGTGTTCGCATTGCCGAACTACAAGCTAATGCCAAAGTCAAGGAGGCAAGTGGTGAGGCGGAAGCAATTCGTGTTACTGGTGAAGCTAAAGCTGATGCCTATCGTGCTGGGGTCAATGCCCTCGGTGGTAATTCCTATGTGGCGCTACAAATGATGCAAGCGATCGGTGAAGGTAAAGTCCGAGTCGTGCCAGATGTCGCAGTTAATGGTGGCGATCGCGGCGGCGGCTTGCTGGATGGTGTATTAGGAATGATGCTTTGGAATCAAACTAAAGAAGCAAAAGAAACAAAAGTTGATAATTTCCCTAACTTGTCTTCCCACTGA
- the pdhA gene encoding pyruvate dehydrogenase (acetyl-transferring) E1 component subunit alpha has translation MPQDTVATVSTSAPNITTEEALIVYEDMVLGRTFEDKCAEMYYRGRMFGFVHLYNGQEAVATGVIKAMRPDDYVCSTYRDHVHALSAGVTANEVMAELFGKETGCSKGRGGSMHIFSAKHNFLGGYAFVSEGIPVAAGAAFQSKYRREVMGDPNADQVTACFFGDGASNNGQFFETLNMAALWKLPIIFVIENNDWAIGMKHVRATSDVRIHKKAEAFGMPGFEVDGMDVVEVRKYAQEAIRRARAGEGPTVLECMTYRFRGHSLADPDELRSKEDKDKWFGRDPIKIFASYALEHGLVNEGQLKDIDKKIRDVVEECVRFAETSPEPDPKDLFRYQFAEDE, from the coding sequence ATGCCTCAAGATACCGTTGCAACTGTTTCGACTTCTGCACCTAACATAACTACAGAAGAAGCCCTAATTGTTTACGAAGACATGGTACTGGGGCGTACTTTTGAGGATAAGTGCGCGGAAATGTATTATCGCGGAAGAATGTTTGGGTTTGTGCATTTGTACAATGGTCAAGAAGCCGTTGCTACTGGCGTGATCAAGGCAATGCGCCCCGATGACTATGTATGTAGCACCTACCGCGATCACGTTCATGCCCTCAGTGCAGGTGTTACCGCCAATGAAGTCATGGCAGAACTTTTTGGTAAAGAAACAGGATGCAGTAAGGGGCGCGGCGGCTCCATGCACATCTTCTCCGCTAAGCATAATTTCTTAGGTGGCTATGCTTTCGTTTCTGAAGGTATTCCCGTAGCGGCAGGTGCAGCATTTCAGTCCAAATATCGCCGCGAAGTAATGGGCGATCCTAATGCCGACCAAGTGACTGCTTGTTTCTTTGGTGATGGTGCAAGTAATAATGGTCAATTCTTCGAGACGCTGAATATGGCGGCTTTGTGGAAGTTGCCAATTATTTTTGTAATCGAAAATAATGACTGGGCAATCGGCATGAAGCATGTTCGCGCAACTTCTGATGTCCGCATCCATAAGAAAGCAGAAGCTTTTGGGATGCCCGGATTTGAAGTTGATGGTATGGACGTAGTCGAAGTGCGGAAATATGCTCAAGAAGCAATCCGCCGCGCTCGTGCTGGTGAAGGACCTACGGTTTTAGAATGTATGACCTATCGCTTTAGAGGTCACTCCCTCGCTGACCCCGATGAGCTACGCAGCAAGGAAGATAAGGACAAGTGGTTTGGACGCGATCCGATTAAAATCTTCGCTAGCTATGCGCTTGAGCATGGTTTAGTCAATGAAGGTCAGTTAAAAGATATTGATAAGAAGATCCGCGATGTGGTTGAGGAATGTGTTCGCTTTGCCGAAACTTCTCCTGAACCCGATCCTAAGGATCTATTCCGTTATCAGTTCGCTGAAGACGAGTAA